CACTTTTTTCACCAAGTCATTGTAATTGCTTTAGTACTCTTTGTATCGAAAATAATTGAATCATTTATGCCAATTCCTATGCCTGCATCAGTTATCGGTTTAGTATTATTATTTGTTTTATTATGTACTGGTGCTGTTAAGTTAGGCGAAGTCGAAAAAGTAGGAACGACACTAACAAATAACATTGGGTTACTCTTCGTACCAGCCGGTATTTCAGTTGTTAACTCACTAGGTGTTATTAGCCAAGCACCATTTTTAATCATTGGATTAATCATTGTATCTACAATTTTATTACTAATTTGTACAGGATATGTGACACAAATTATTATGAAAGTTACTTCAAGATCTAAAGGTGACAAAATCACAAAAAAGATCAAAATAGAGGAGGCACAAGCTCATGATTAACCATTTAGCGCTGAATACACCATATTTCGGAATATTATTATCCGTTATACCATTCTTCTTAGCAACAATCTTATTTGAAAAAACAAATCGTTTCTTCTTATTTGCGCCGTTGTTTGTCAGCATGGTGTTTGGTGTAGCCTTCCTTTATTTAACAGGTATTCCATATAAAACCTACAAAATAGGTGGAGATATCATTTACTTCTTCCTAGAACCAGCAACAATTTGTTTTGCGATTCCTTTATATAAAAAGCGTGAAGTGCTTGTTAAACATTGGCATCGTATCATCGGAGGTATTGGTATCGGTACAGTTGTAGCGTTATTAATTATCTTAACTTTTGCGAAATTAGCGCAATTTGCGAACGATGTAATTTTATCAATGTTACCACAAGCCGCAACAACAGCGATTGCATTACCAGTGTCAGCCGGAATCGGTGGTATAAAAGAATTGACGTCATTAGCAGTTATTTTAAATGGTGTTATTATTTATGCCCTAGGTAATAAATTCTTAAAACTATTCCGAATTACTAACCCTATTGCCCGAGGATTAGCACTTGGAACAAGTGGACACACATTAGGTGTAGCTCCAGCTAAAGAATTAGGACCTGTAGAGGAATCAATGGCAAGTATTGCTTTAGTGCTTGTAGGTGTGGTTGTTGTAGCAGTTGTGCCTGTCTTTGTAGCAATATTCTTTTAATTATTAAAACCTAAGTAAGATAATAGCAATTTGAGTCATTGCTGTTATCACAAAAAAGCGTCTATGCTCCGGTCGACAACTGGAACATGGACGCTTTCATTGTTTGGTTGATAAATAAGGTTATTTTTTACTTGGAATATAAAACTGTGCATGACGATAATGAAATACGATGTCAGACGAATCAAAAGGTGTACCAGTCATTGTATAAAATGTTTGATGATAACGTAAACAAGGTTCGCCCTTAGATAATTGTAGCAAATTTGCTTCTTCTACATCGAGTTGATCGACGTTAAAGAAAATGTCTGAAAAGCCAATACGTAGCTTCATGTGTGATTCTAAATAGTCAAATATAGAACCTTTAGCAATATCAGCAGTTAAATATTTAACAACAGCTTTATGATAATAAGAATATTCAATACATAAAATGTCATTATCTACGTAACGCAATCGCTTTAAATAGTAAACAGTATCGCCATCATTTAACTGCAATTCTTCTTTTACAGATTGAGGTGGTGTATGTATTTCCTCGAAAGCTAGTATCTTACTTGTCATACGGTCTTCACCTAAACTTTTAGAAAACCCATTCGTTTTAAAAACATTAATACGATTTGCATCCCTAATATTTCTAACGTAAATGCCACTACCTTGCGCTTGATATATCATTCCATCTTGTTCTAATAACTCTAACGCTTTAATGATTGTACTTTTACTAACTTGATAATGTTCTTTTAACTGATTTACATTTGGTAATTTATCGCCAGGTTTAAAATTTGATTGATGTATAAATACATTAAGTTGCTTAGCAATATGTTCGTACTTTAACAATATTTTATCCTCATTTCATTTTCAATTGTGATTATTATAGCATGAAATATTATAAATGTATCGGTATTTACAAATTAAACCGGTACAATTATACTTGAGTTAAGTAAACGGTTTCACAGTTTTTTATAAGGGGGTAATAATCATGAGTAATACACATATCGAGCAAGCACAAGATATTCTTACAGCTGTTGGTGGCGTTGAAAATGTTGTTAACGTTTCAAGAGATACAAAACGTATGACGATTCATATGAATCATGCTATTCCTTCTACTGCAAATGAAGTCAAGCAGATAGCTGGTGTAAAAGCTGTTGAGGAACATGATGAGCAGTTTATTATCATGTTTGATGAAAATGTTGAAGATATTTATAAACAGCTACAGCTATTAATTGAGAAAGATAAATCTCGAGCAGATTCAAAAAATAATAACAAGAAAACACAAAAGACAAAGCAAGGACGAAATGCTAAAGTAACAACGCCTATATTAGTTAAAGCCCCAATTGCAGGACGTCGTATTTTGCTAAAAGAAGTTAGAGATTCCATTTTCAGAGAAGAAATGGTAGGCGAAGGATTAGCGATTAAGGCACATGATATGTCTAAAATCATATCTCCGTTTACTGGTACCGTTTCAATGACTGTACCTACCAAGCATGCCATTGGAATTCATTCAGAAGAAGGCGTTGACTTAGTCATTCATATTGGAGTCAATACAGTTAAACTAAATGGTGAAGGGTTCGAATGTCTTGTAAAACAAGATGACTATGTTAATTCGGGGCAACCACTTTTGAAATTTGATCGAGATTATATTGAACAACAAGGCTATAACTCAGACGTTATTGTTGTGATTAGCAATTCTTCGGATTATGCCAAAGTTGAACTAACAATGAATGAAATCATAACGACAGAAGATGTTATTTTTAAAATATTTAAAAACTAGGAGTGTATTGTAATGAAGATGAAATTACCTAAAAACTTTTTGTGGGGTGGTGCACTGGCCGCGAATCAATTCGAAGGTGGGTATGACAAAGGTGGTAAGGGACTAAGCGTCATTGATGTTATGACTAGTGGTGCACATGGAAAACCTCGTCAAATTACTGATTCCGTTGATCCAAATCAGTATTATCCTAATCATGAAGGTATCGATTTTTATCACCGATATAAAGAAGATATTGCATTGTTTAAAGAAATGGGATTGAAATGTTTACGTACGTCTATTGCATGGACACGTATTTTCCCAAATGGTGACGAAGAAACACCTAATGAAGAAGGATTGGCATTTTATGACCATTTCTTTGACGAACTGATTTCACAAGGAATAGAACCCGTTGTGACGTTATCACACTTTGAAATGCCGCTTCATTTAGCGAAAAATTATGGTGGTTTTAGAAATAGACAAGTTGTGGATTACTTTGTACGATTTGCGCGAGTGGTATTTGAAAGATATAAAGATAAAGTGACATATTGGATGACATTCAATGAAATTAATAACCAAATGGATACATCAAATCCTATCTTTTTATGGACGAATTCGGGTGTGATTATATCTGAAAAAGATAACGCAGAAGAGGTGTTGTATCAAGTTGCACATCATGAATTATTAGCTAGTGCTTTAGCTGTCAAAATTGGTAAAGAAATAAATCCTGAATTTAAAATTGGAACGATGATTTCACATGTACCGATTTATCCGTATTCCTGTCACCCAAAAGATATGATGGAAGCACAAAGTGCAAATCGCTTAAGATTCTTTTTCCCAGATGTTCAAGTGAGAGGGTATTATCCTGGATATGCTAAAAAAATGTTTGCTCGAAAAGGTTATGACATTGAATGGCAAGAAGGAGACGACAAAATTTTAAGAGATGGTACAGTAGATTACATCGGTTTCAGTTATTATATGTCTACTGTTGTTAAACATGATGCTGATGCTACAGTTGAAAATAATATCGTCAATGGCGGTTTAAACAATTCTGTTGAAAATCCACATATTGCGACAAGTGATTGGGGATGGGCTATTGATCCAGACGGGCTAAGATATACACTTAATGTATTGTATGAACGTTATCAAGTTCCATTGTTTATCGTTGAAAATGGATTTGGTGCTGTCGACGAAGTAATAGATGGACACATTCATGATGATTATCGTATTGAATATTTAAAAGCACACATTGCAGCAGCAATCGAAGCAGTAGAGCAAGATGGTGTAGATTTAATAGGTTATACACCATGGGGAATTATAGATATTGTCTCATTTACAACTGGTGAAATGAAGAAACGTTATGGTTTGATTTATGTGGATCGAGATAACGATGGGCATGGCACAATGGAACGATTGAAAAAAGATTCTTTCTATTGGTATAAACAAGTAATCGCAACGAATGGTGAAGTAGTGAACGATAATTAATCAAAAAAGATCTTATATAAATGGATTATTGAATGCTAAGCTATAGAACATGACAGGTTAGGGTGTCGTGTTGAGCCAATGCAATCATAAGCATTATATAAGATCTTTACTATATTATTTACTTAATTGTAATTTCTTCTTGTTATAAAAATAAGCACAAATTAATCCAGCATACCAAATAGGTGACAAGATAATACCGATTCGAGTTTCAGCATTAAATAATAATATAATAATGATGAAGACGAAGAATGCGACAACTGCATAAGCAGATGCGATGCCACCCGGTAATTTAAATGTACTTGCGTCATGTAATGCTTTATCTTTTTTAATATAACTAATATATGAAATAGCGATTAATGACCATACAACTAAAGTGATAGATGTAGCTACAGAAGTAATGTAAACAAATACTTCTTCACCATTTGGTATCACTAAATTTAAAATGACTGTGATTGAAATCAATGCACATGTAACTAGTAAAGCATTTTGAGGAATACCTCGTTTAGATAAACGATGCATTGCTTCAGGTGCTTGTTTTTTGTTACCTAAACCGAATAATACTCGGCTATTTGCAAAAATACCGCTATTTGCAGAAGATGCCGCAGCCGTTAAAACAACAAAGTTAATCAATCCTGCAGCGAATGGAATTCCAGCTAAAGCAAATAATCCAACAAAAGGACTGTTTTGAGGATTGATTTGATTCCACGGAACAATCATCATAATGACTGCCAAAGCATCAACGTAGAATAAAATAATACGTAATGGCACACTATTAATTGCGCGAGGCAACGTTTTATGAGGATTCTTTGTTTCACCAGCAGTAATACCGATGAATTCTATACCTGTAAATGCAAATACAGCCATTTGGAATGACATTAAGAATCCGAAGAAGCCATGTGGGAACATGCCACCATGTGAATATAGGTTTGAGAAGCTTGCTGTTGTGCCGGAAGGTGACTTAAATGATAACACCACCATAATAATGCCGACTACGATTAAAGCGATAATTGTAATGACTTTGATAATTGCAAACCAAAATTCTAATTCTCCAAATACTTTAGTACTCGTTAAATTAAGAACTAGCAGTAATAAAATAATAGAAAAACAAGTAAGCCATGTTGGGATGTTTGGATTGAAATATTTAATGTATTGGGAAATTGCAGTGACATCGGCCATAACTGTAATAACCCAAGACATCCAATAAGACCAACCAACAATAAATCCAGCAAATGGCCCTAGATATTCATGTGCGATATCAGGAAATGATTTAAATTTAGTTTTCGCTAACAACATTTCTCCCATTGCTCGCATGAATAAAAATAAAAAGAACCCAACAAGCATATAAGTAAATAAAATGGATGGACCAGCTTTAGAAATAGTATTACCAGATCCAAAGAATAGGCCTGTACCAATTGCACCACCAATTGCAATTAGTTGAATATGGCGATTGCTTAAATCCCTCTTTAATTCATTTGTCATAATATGATTCTCCCCAGTTAATATAGAAAGTCAAGGTCAATTTGTAGACGATAATTTCTATACTTTTTAAAAATAACCCCAAATAAAATGCGACGTCGTTAAAAACACAATACATTAATAGTCTGAAAATTACAACTATTCGCATAAATGTTTTTATATATTATTTATAATAAAGCACGGAATATATTTAAATATGCATCGATTAATTTATGAGATGTATATATTTATAACGGTATTACAAGTAAATTAAAAAATGTTGCGACGTATATGGACAATTAATCAAAGTGTTATTTAGAAATAATAGCAATGTGATGTTAGGGGTGTTTGAGGACTTTTTAAGAGAACAAGGTGTACGAATATAAAAAGGAACAATCTATATTAATTGAAGTATGACAGCAGCTGTCACAACTTGCCCATTAATATAACGATTGTTCCTATAAATTTATGCTTTATTTTCAACTTCTTCTAAAAGAGGAATTGACGCTTGAGAACCATGTCTTTGAACAGTAAACGAACTTGCTTTGTTACCGAAGTCTATAGCCTCTTCTAAATTATCTTGAGACTTATTTAAACGACTCACAAAAGCACCGATAAATGTATCTCCAGCAGCAGTCGTGTCGATAGCTTTAACTTTATAAGCCTGAATTTGCTGGCTATGGTCTTGTGTAGCAAAATATGTACCTTGTTTACCTAATGTAATTAAAACAGTTTTGATACCTAACGATAAAAAGTAATCTGCATTCGCTTGCATGGATGCTTCATCTGTTACTTTGATGCCAGACAATAATTCAGCTTCTGTTTCATTGGGAACGATAATATCAATGAGTGATAACAGTTTATCAGGTAATGGTTTTGCTGGTGCGGGATTTAACACCGTTGTTACACCATGTGCTTTAGCAATTTCAAATGCAGAAATAATGGCAGGTATCGGCACTTCTAATTGTGCAACGATAAATTCTGCTTTAACAATTGCATCTTTTGCTGTTTCGACATCTTCAGGTGTTATTGTCATGTTTGCACCACCATATACATAGATAGAATTTTGACCTTCAGCATTAACAGTAATGAATGCTTGACCAGTTTTAGCTTCATCAGTTTTGATAATATATGATGTATCTATATTTGCTTCTTTAAAGTCTTCTAAGATGAAATCAGCAACACCATCATTTCCTATTTTCGTAATAAATGTTGTATCTGCTTGCATGCGTGCAGTTGCAATCGCTTGGTTAGCCCCTTTACCACCACCAAATGCTTTTTGAGCTTCTTCAACATGTAAAGTCTCGCCTGGTTGAGCATATCTTTCAACCGTTAAAAATTGATCTACGTTTGTAGAGCCTAATATAACAACTTTATTGGTCATTGTATGACTCCTTTCAGTTTTAAATTTTTAAAATGTAACATTTGATTCTAAGGCGATATTGGAATAAGGTGTTATTTCACCTGTACGAATATTACCTTTATTTAATGGATGTGTTAAATTTGTTTTCATGTCTTCGTGAGGAATGAAAACAATATCTATATCAGATGAAAGCAATTGTTTAATTTGTTGTAATTGTTCAGGATTATGTTCCTTTATTTCTTCAGCTAAGTAAATTTTTTGAATTTCTATTTCTTCCAATACTGTAGCTAATACATCGATAAAGCGTGATAAATTTTTTGTGACAGCTAAATCAATACGACGATGATCATTTGGAATTGGCATACCAGCATCGTTGATTGTTAATAAGTCAAAATGTCCAATTGTCGCGATGGCTTTCGATATATGTTCATTTAAAACGCTCGATTTTTTCATGAAATTGACACTCCTTATTTAATAAATACTGTGACTGAAGCGGCTACTAAAATGAGTACTAGGCCGATAATGGTAATGACCATTTCTTTTGATGTTTTATGTTGTTTTAAGAAATATATACCAGTTAATGTTGCAAGTACGACAGAAGTTTGAGAAAGAATAAAGCCAGTCGCTAAACCATTCATATCAGGTTGAGCAGAAATTAAATATGTTAAGGCACCAAATGCAAAGAAAAACCCAGAAATAATTTGTAACCATGTAATTTTGTTACGGAAAGGATTTTCTTCTTTCATATTCATTAAACCATAAATTACTGCAACTAAGACCATACCCATAGCTTGAGGTAAAAAGGCGGTTAAGCCATTAATTGATGTTGCTTGTGGTGCT
This is a stretch of genomic DNA from Staphylococcus roterodami. It encodes these proteins:
- the lrgA gene encoding antiholin-like murein hydrolase modulator LrgA codes for the protein MVVKQQKDASKPAHFFHQVIVIALVLFVSKIIESFMPIPMPASVIGLVLLFVLLCTGAVKLGEVEKVGTTLTNNIGLLFVPAGISVVNSLGVISQAPFLIIGLIIVSTILLLICTGYVTQIIMKVTSRSKGDKITKKIKIEEAQAHD
- the lrgB gene encoding antiholin-like protein LrgB, which gives rise to MINHLALNTPYFGILLSVIPFFLATILFEKTNRFFLFAPLFVSMVFGVAFLYLTGIPYKTYKIGGDIIYFFLEPATICFAIPLYKKREVLVKHWHRIIGGIGIGTVVALLIILTFAKLAQFANDVILSMLPQAATTAIALPVSAGIGGIKELTSLAVILNGVIIYALGNKFLKLFRITNPIARGLALGTSGHTLGVAPAKELGPVEESMASIALVLVGVVVVAVVPVFVAIFF
- a CDS encoding GntR family transcriptional regulator is translated as MLKYEHIAKQLNVFIHQSNFKPGDKLPNVNQLKEHYQVSKSTIIKALELLEQDGMIYQAQGSGIYVRNIRDANRINVFKTNGFSKSLGEDRMTSKILAFEEIHTPPQSVKEELQLNDGDTVYYLKRLRYVDNDILCIEYSYYHKAVVKYLTADIAKGSIFDYLESHMKLRIGFSDIFFNVDQLDVEEANLLQLSKGEPCLRYHQTFYTMTGTPFDSSDIVFHYRHAQFYIPSKK
- a CDS encoding PTS glucose transporter subunit IIA: MSNTHIEQAQDILTAVGGVENVVNVSRDTKRMTIHMNHAIPSTANEVKQIAGVKAVEEHDEQFIIMFDENVEDIYKQLQLLIEKDKSRADSKNNNKKTQKTKQGRNAKVTTPILVKAPIAGRRILLKEVRDSIFREEMVGEGLAIKAHDMSKIISPFTGTVSMTVPTKHAIGIHSEEGVDLVIHIGVNTVKLNGEGFECLVKQDDYVNSGQPLLKFDRDYIEQQGYNSDVIVVISNSSDYAKVELTMNEIITTEDVIFKIFKN
- a CDS encoding 6-phospho-beta-glucosidase, whose product is MKLPKNFLWGGALAANQFEGGYDKGGKGLSVIDVMTSGAHGKPRQITDSVDPNQYYPNHEGIDFYHRYKEDIALFKEMGLKCLRTSIAWTRIFPNGDEETPNEEGLAFYDHFFDELISQGIEPVVTLSHFEMPLHLAKNYGGFRNRQVVDYFVRFARVVFERYKDKVTYWMTFNEINNQMDTSNPIFLWTNSGVIISEKDNAEEVLYQVAHHELLASALAVKIGKEINPEFKIGTMISHVPIYPYSCHPKDMMEAQSANRLRFFFPDVQVRGYYPGYAKKMFARKGYDIEWQEGDDKILRDGTVDYIGFSYYMSTVVKHDADATVENNIVNGGLNNSVENPHIATSDWGWAIDPDGLRYTLNVLYERYQVPLFIVENGFGAVDEVIDGHIHDDYRIEYLKAHIAAAIEAVEQDGVDLIGYTPWGIIDIVSFTTGEMKKRYGLIYVDRDNDGHGTMERLKKDSFYWYKQVIATNGEVVNDN
- a CDS encoding amino acid permease, which codes for MTNELKRDLSNRHIQLIAIGGAIGTGLFFGSGNTISKAGPSILFTYMLVGFFLFLFMRAMGEMLLAKTKFKSFPDIAHEYLGPFAGFIVGWSYWMSWVITVMADVTAISQYIKYFNPNIPTWLTCFSIILLLLVLNLTSTKVFGELEFWFAIIKVITIIALIVVGIIMVVLSFKSPSGTTASFSNLYSHGGMFPHGFFGFLMSFQMAVFAFTGIEFIGITAGETKNPHKTLPRAINSVPLRIILFYVDALAVIMMIVPWNQINPQNSPFVGLFALAGIPFAAGLINFVVLTAAASSANSGIFANSRVLFGLGNKKQAPEAMHRLSKRGIPQNALLVTCALISITVILNLVIPNGEEVFVYITSVATSITLVVWSLIAISYISYIKKDKALHDASTFKLPGGIASAYAVVAFFVFIIIILLFNAETRIGIILSPIWYAGLICAYFYNKKKLQLSK
- the rbsK gene encoding ribokinase produces the protein MTNKVVILGSTNVDQFLTVERYAQPGETLHVEEAQKAFGGGKGANQAIATARMQADTTFITKIGNDGVADFILEDFKEANIDTSYIIKTDEAKTGQAFITVNAEGQNSIYVYGGANMTITPEDVETAKDAIVKAEFIVAQLEVPIPAIISAFEIAKAHGVTTVLNPAPAKPLPDKLLSLIDIIVPNETEAELLSGIKVTDEASMQANADYFLSLGIKTVLITLGKQGTYFATQDHSQQIQAYKVKAIDTTAAGDTFIGAFVSRLNKSQDNLEEAIDFGNKASSFTVQRHGSQASIPLLEEVENKA
- the rbsD gene encoding D-ribose pyranase; its protein translation is MKKSSVLNEHISKAIATIGHFDLLTINDAGMPIPNDHRRIDLAVTKNLSRFIDVLATVLEEIEIQKIYLAEEIKEHNPEQLQQIKQLLSSDIDIVFIPHEDMKTNLTHPLNKGNIRTGEITPYSNIALESNVTF